CATCAAATAGCGGTAGTCAGACCGAAGTGTTTGCTTTTCAGCAGATGCAAAACAAGTCGCTATATGCAACCAGGCAGTTGGCAAAGCGCCAATATACGTGGTTACGTAAACTGACTCAGTTGCCAAGTGCAAACCTTGTTGTAGAAACCTCATCTGGCACATCAGCTAACGAAATAGAGATCGCTTCATTTACGACAATGACCCAAGCAAGTGACTATTTACTAAAGTGACTGTTTACTTTATTTAGTATGTACGTTAATTATTATCTATATTAGTTATCTAGGTGAAAGGAGAAAGTCTTACGTTTATAATGAATATTAAGTATTCATAACAGCAATATGTAAAAAGCAGGTGACAATAAGTTGCAAAAATTAGCCAAAATAACTGTTATAATTTATTATTATAGTATTGACAGACGGCTAGATATCGTTACAAACAATGGTTATGAACCCTAGGTTTTAACAAAACGCTCGTTGAAATAACTGGTTACTTAATTATTTACAATAATATACCATTCGCGATAAAGTAGAATGACTTAAGAACAAATAGGTGCTTATTTAGATACGTTTTATCAATAACAATTTACTATTGTATCTGCTACTAACCATTATAATTAAACAAGCACTTATACTATAACTATATATATTATTTAGGAGAGTTTTCATGTCAAAAGGACAAACCTTACAAGATCCGTTTTTGAACTCGCTACGTAAAGACCGTATTCCTGTCTCAATTTTTTTGGTTAATGGAATTAAATTGCAAGGTCAAATCGAATCATTTGATCAGTATGTGGTGTTACTGAAAAACACAGTGAGCCAGATGGTCTACAAGCACGCTATTTCGACAGTGGTACCAGCGCGCAATCCACGCAGTAGTGGTACAGCATCAACGACTGGTAGTAGCACGACTCAAGGTGCTGCCGGTTACCAAGGCGGTGCTGTAGGCGCTGGCTTTGAACGTGGTGGCAGTGCAGGTGGCGGTTTTGAAGAGCGCGGATTTGCCTCTAATCGTAGTGGCTTCAATCGTGGTGGATTTAGCCAAGGTCAGGATCGTGGCTTTGAGCGTGGCGCTTTAGGTCAGGGAGCTGATCGCGGCTTTGAGCGTGGTGGTTTTGGTCAAGATCGCGGCTTTGAGACACCGGCAGAAGACACAGGCTCTGAAGGGTCAAGCAATGATTTTGATGACAATAAATAATAAATAGAGACAGCAAGTCGCTATTTAGATGCTGCTATCGTTAAAAGTACGTTATCGGTGTGCTTTTAACGGACATACTTATATTACAACTAGACCTGCTATATAAGTGGGTCTTTTTTTATATAGTCGATCCACTATAAAAATTATACCAGTAGCACGCCGTAAAAGCGGTACTCTTTTTATTTAGGACTCACTATATAAAGCATTCCTATACTAGGCGACAACTATCTATTTTCTCCTATATTATTAATATGGCTATTAATATAGTAAAATACCTCACTGATTGATAAGAACACCTCACCGACTAATAAACGTATTGAGCTAAACGATGAATAACCGCGCAGAAAACCTGACTCATGAGCAATTTATAAGTACCGCGATTGACGCGATAAATACTGAAAAAGCTGCCTTGGCATTATTGACAGAGCAGATTGATGATAGGTTTGCGCAGGCGTGTGATATTATTTTGGCTTGTAAGGGTCGGGTCGTTGTGACTGGTATGGGCAAGTCAGGACTTATTGGCCGCAAAATAGCCGCAACCTTCGCCTCTACCGGTACCCCTGCTTTTTTTATGCATCCAGGTGAAGCGGGTCATGGCGACTTAGGAATGCTGGTAAAAGGCGATGTGCTGCTGGCTATTTCCAATTCTGGTGAGTCAGATGAGATTAAGATGTTGCTACCAGTGGTCAAACGCCTAAATATCCCATTGATAAGTATCAGCCGTGATAAGCGTGGCATGTTACCGCGCGCAGCTGACATTGTCTTGACATTGGGTAAGTCGCAGGAAGCTTGTCCGCTCAATCTTGCGCCTACGTCTAGTACCACCGCTACTCTGGCACTAGGGGATGCCTTGGCTGTCGCTTTAGTACATGCGCGCAATTTTACTTCAGAAGACTTTGCCTTATCACATCCTGCTGGAGCGCTTGGCCGTCAGTTGTTAACGCGGGTTGAAGACTTGATGCATAGTAGTGTAGAGGACTTACCACTCATCAATCAGCAAGCGCCACTGCAAGAAGCTTTGTTTACGATGTCTGCTGGACGTTTGGGTATGACAGTAGTGACCGATGATGAGCAAAGAGTCGTTGGGGTGTTTACCGATGGCGACCTGCGCCGTGGACTTGAGAAGGGAATTGATTTGGCTACTCCTATGAGTGCGGTGATGACCAGCAACCCACGTCAAGTTAGCAGAACGATGCGTGCTTCTGATGCACTAAGTGTCATGAATGAGAACGCGATTAACCAGCTATTGATAATGGACGAGCAGGGTCATTTAGATGCTATTATTACTGTCCATGACTTACTGCAAGCGGGTGTGAAATAAGCTATCAATATTACCCAAGTTATGACCTAATACCACACTCTCAACTATTCTAAAGCTATTGCTGTAGGCTGCGGCTTTAGCCCAGCATTTTGCTTCTGCAAAGTTTCAAAGCTGGGCTAAAAGCGCCAGCCTACGATAGGGCATAATAAGTTGAGAGTCAGATGACCTAATATGCCTTAATACAAAAAGACTTGATAAGAGAATGGATTATGCAAGATTTAATCAAAAAAGCGGGACAGGTAAAGCTACTGGTAATGGATGTTGACGGTATCTTATCAAATGGACAGATCATCTATGATGGCAACGGTGTCGAGACCAAAGCATTTTCGGTACACGACGGTGTAGGGGTCAAGTCTTTGGCGCGTTATGGTATCTTGACGGCCATTATTACTGGTCGCAGCAGCGCTATGGTGGATAAACGTGCGGCTGAGATGGGTGTTAACCATGTGGTACAAGGCCGTGATGATAAGCTTGTCGCTCTAAATGAGCTACTTGCAACCTTAGATCCTGCGCTCAATATTACCGCTGCCGATTGTGCCTATATGGGTGATGATTTACCTGATATAAAAGCCATGCAAACGGTCGGTTTTGCTGCCACAGTGCCCAATGCGCATGCCGAGGTCATTCAGCGTAGTGACATGGTGACGACCAGATCTGGTGGCACAGGCGCTGTACGCGAAGTATGCGATCTTATTTTAAAAGGTCATGGACATTATCAAGATTTTATTGCGCACTATACGCTTGATGAAACCAATACTCAGGATGAATTGTCGTGAGTACTCGTGTTTTAATCATCATCGCCTTGATTATTGCTGTCATCGCTGGCTGGTTCTTCCAAAAGCAAGGTGAAATAACACCTCCCGTCAATATAGAGGCTTCAGAAGTAGACTATGAAGCGACTGATATTCAAGCGATACAGACCAACGAGCAGGGCGAAACTGAATACGAGCTCAATGCCGATTCGTTGACACACAACCCAGTGACCAATCAAGATGAGATGTCGGGCATTACTATGAACTGGGAGCCCTCTGATGAGCAGCGCTATGTTATCCAAGCGGGCAGTGCTACTATTAATCAACAAACTGGTGAGCTGCGTTTATCTGGTGGCTTTAGCTTAGTGAGTGAAGAGAAGACTGGTGAAGAAGGTGCTGCATCGGATATCGAACCAATCAAGGTCACGGGTCAGACGCTCAAAGGCAATACTAAGTCACGACAAGTTTACAGTGATGAACCTGTCAAAGTTGAACAAGGCATGAACCGTTTTCAGGCCGCAAGTATGACAGCCAACCTTGAAACTGGTGAGTATGAGTTTGGGCAAGTGGCCGTCACTTTCAACCCTGCTAAGCGTCAAGATCAGGCGCT
The sequence above is a segment of the Psychrobacter fulvigenes genome. Coding sequences within it:
- the hfq gene encoding RNA chaperone Hfq, which translates into the protein MSKGQTLQDPFLNSLRKDRIPVSIFLVNGIKLQGQIESFDQYVVLLKNTVSQMVYKHAISTVVPARNPRSSGTASTTGSSTTQGAAGYQGGAVGAGFERGGSAGGGFEERGFASNRSGFNRGGFSQGQDRGFERGALGQGADRGFERGGFGQDRGFETPAEDTGSEGSSNDFDDNK
- a CDS encoding KpsF/GutQ family sugar-phosphate isomerase, producing the protein MNNRAENLTHEQFISTAIDAINTEKAALALLTEQIDDRFAQACDIILACKGRVVVTGMGKSGLIGRKIAATFASTGTPAFFMHPGEAGHGDLGMLVKGDVLLAISNSGESDEIKMLLPVVKRLNIPLISISRDKRGMLPRAADIVLTLGKSQEACPLNLAPTSSTTATLALGDALAVALVHARNFTSEDFALSHPAGALGRQLLTRVEDLMHSSVEDLPLINQQAPLQEALFTMSAGRLGMTVVTDDEQRVVGVFTDGDLRRGLEKGIDLATPMSAVMTSNPRQVSRTMRASDALSVMNENAINQLLIMDEQGHLDAIITVHDLLQAGVK
- a CDS encoding KdsC family phosphatase, yielding MQDLIKKAGQVKLLVMDVDGILSNGQIIYDGNGVETKAFSVHDGVGVKSLARYGILTAIITGRSSAMVDKRAAEMGVNHVVQGRDDKLVALNELLATLDPALNITAADCAYMGDDLPDIKAMQTVGFAATVPNAHAEVIQRSDMVTTRSGGTGAVREVCDLILKGHGHYQDFIAHYTLDETNTQDELS
- the lptC gene encoding LPS export ABC transporter periplasmic protein LptC, which gives rise to MSTRVLIIIALIIAVIAGWFFQKQGEITPPVNIEASEVDYEATDIQAIQTNEQGETEYELNADSLTHNPVTNQDEMSGITMNWEPSDEQRYVIQAGSATINQQTGELRLSGGFSLVSEEKTGEEGAASDIEPIKVTGQTLKGNTKSRQVYSDEPVKVEQGMNRFQAASMTANLETGEYEFGQVAVTFNPAKRQDQALF